From Gimesia panareensis, the proteins below share one genomic window:
- a CDS encoding sulfatase family protein, translated as MFQHLLRWHLICFLFLISLLANLSAANLSAAERPNFLIIFTDDQGIHDVGCYGSEIPTPNIDQLAKEGLLFRQYYSASAICTPSRFGLLTGRNPSRSQDQLLGALMFMSQVDQNRGIQPGETTIAEVLQRNGYQTALLGKWHLGHGTESFLPVSHGFDLFRGHTGGCIDYFTMTYGNIPDWYHNRQHVTENGYATDLITEEAEHFLKDQRSAEKPFFLFLAYNAPHFGKGWSPKDQEPVNIMQARGADLKRVSFIKDKVRREFAAMTVALDDGIGRVMSTLKNNGLDKNTLVIFMTDHGGDYVYGGSNQPFRGGKATLFEGGIRVPCLMRWPGKIKAGSETSEVTWALDLFPTICQFADADTSDLTLDGRDLSSLITKQKPVGPREFYWQLGPHKELDRGRWTAVRQGDWKYLEDARGAEFLFDLKADPYEKENLINTQPEKYQALQQRRDALAKTLSP; from the coding sequence ATGTTTCAACACCTCCTGCGCTGGCACCTCATCTGCTTTCTGTTTCTGATTTCTTTACTGGCAAATCTCTCTGCGGCGAATCTCTCCGCGGCGGAGCGGCCAAATTTTCTGATCATTTTTACTGACGATCAGGGCATACACGATGTCGGCTGTTATGGCAGTGAGATTCCCACGCCGAACATCGATCAGCTCGCGAAAGAGGGACTGCTCTTCCGGCAATACTATTCCGCCTCCGCGATTTGCACTCCTTCCCGTTTTGGGCTGCTGACAGGCCGCAATCCGAGTCGTTCTCAGGATCAGCTCCTGGGGGCTCTGATGTTTATGAGCCAGGTTGATCAGAATCGGGGGATTCAGCCGGGGGAAACCACGATCGCGGAAGTTCTGCAGCGGAATGGATACCAGACGGCCCTGCTCGGCAAATGGCATCTGGGACATGGTACAGAGTCTTTCCTGCCGGTCTCTCATGGGTTTGACTTGTTCCGCGGCCATACCGGCGGTTGTATCGATTACTTCACGATGACTTACGGAAACATTCCCGACTGGTACCACAACCGCCAGCATGTGACCGAGAACGGTTACGCTACGGACCTGATTACCGAAGAAGCAGAACATTTTCTGAAAGACCAGCGGTCGGCAGAGAAGCCATTCTTTCTGTTCCTGGCTTACAACGCACCGCATTTTGGCAAAGGCTGGTCCCCCAAAGATCAGGAGCCTGTGAACATCATGCAGGCGCGGGGGGCTGATCTGAAACGCGTTTCCTTCATCAAAGACAAGGTCCGCCGTGAGTTCGCCGCCATGACCGTGGCCCTCGATGATGGGATCGGTCGCGTGATGTCGACACTTAAGAATAACGGACTGGATAAAAATACGCTGGTGATCTTCATGACCGATCACGGCGGCGATTACGTCTATGGCGGCAGCAATCAACCATTCAGGGGGGGCAAAGCCACTCTGTTTGAAGGGGGCATCCGGGTTCCCTGTCTCATGCGCTGGCCCGGCAAGATCAAAGCCGGATCCGAAACCAGTGAAGTCACCTGGGCACTCGATCTCTTTCCCACGATCTGCCAGTTTGCGGATGCGGATACCAGCGACCTGACCCTGGATGGTCGCGATCTATCAAGTCTGATCACGAAACAAAAGCCGGTCGGCCCCCGGGAATTCTACTGGCAACTGGGTCCCCATAAAGAACTGGATCGGGGCCGCTGGACCGCGGTTCGGCAGGGGGACTGGAAATATCTCGAGGACGCCCGGGGGGCAGAATTTCTGTTCGACCTCAAAGCGGATCCCTATGAAAAAGAGAACCTGATCAACACACAGCCGGAAAAATATCAGGCACTCCAGCAACGTCGGGATGCACTTGCCAAAACGCTCTCACCATAG
- a CDS encoding DUF502 domain-containing protein — translation MEQHVTHVKKSFGFLKTTAIGGLIFLLPLIVIGILVGEIAPIVLAVAKVLSNSSYIDTSDKAGVALLFALSIAIVVLMCFLAGMIARWSIGRRLSRFMEKNLIILFPRYAIYREQLKGSIGGEHNKPELIPVLVRFDDVTRIAFEAERTEGSLVSIFLPGSPDPWSGNVIFMTPDRVERLNIPFSEALGICERMGRETLHFLEQHQKPVTQN, via the coding sequence ATGGAACAGCATGTCACCCACGTTAAAAAAAGTTTTGGCTTTCTGAAAACCACCGCCATTGGGGGACTGATCTTTCTGTTGCCCCTGATCGTCATCGGAATACTGGTGGGGGAGATTGCTCCTATTGTCCTGGCGGTCGCCAAGGTACTGTCCAATTCCAGTTACATCGACACCAGCGACAAGGCTGGCGTCGCACTCTTGTTTGCATTGTCGATTGCGATCGTCGTGCTGATGTGTTTCTTAGCGGGGATGATTGCCCGCTGGTCCATCGGGAGACGACTCTCCAGGTTCATGGAAAAGAATCTGATTATCCTCTTTCCCCGTTATGCCATCTACCGGGAACAGCTCAAAGGGAGTATCGGAGGCGAACATAACAAGCCGGAATTAATCCCGGTTCTGGTCCGCTTTGACGACGTCACCCGCATTGCTTTTGAAGCCGAACGTACGGAAGGTTCACTGGTCTCCATCTTCCTGCCAGGTTCACCCGATCCCTGGTCCGGGAATGTGATTTTCATGACGCCGGACCGGGTTGAGCGACTCAACATTCCCTTTTCAGAAGCATTGGGGATCTGTGAGCGGATGGGGCGGGAAACTCTGCATTTTCTGGAACAACATCAGAAACCAGTCACACAAAATTAA
- a CDS encoding DUF1501 domain-containing protein, producing MLGISRREMLQSASCGFGYLAMSALCGQNSFAASNSTAASLNARPPQLPARAKRVIFLCMSGGPAQLDTFDYKPQTGKKKHAGSVFKFKQRGESGLWISELLPETAKHADKLCVLNGMYADITNHAQSFLQLHTGDRLRPRPSLGSWVVYGLGTENQNIPGFISLHPRKPSVYSSAFLPPVYEGTPIGLNTSNMSKATIHNIASDHLPVNVKRRQLDFVQAMNREHATRRPDDSRLDAVIQSMELGFRMQVAAPELLDLSTETKSTLERYRVGQGQVVGACGNSDFGRQCLLARRFAEAGVRFIEVNHGSWDQHKNHRADLTANCESTDAPIAALLEDLEQRGLLEETLVVWGGEFGRPGLVPADKKDGTGHNARGFTFWMAGGGIKRGLAYGKTDPTGARAIEGKIHFRDLHATILHQLGLQHDKLTFKQGEREFRLTGTEGGKVVQDIIA from the coding sequence ATGCTCGGAATCTCGCGCCGCGAAATGTTACAATCCGCCTCCTGCGGTTTTGGCTATCTGGCCATGTCCGCACTCTGCGGGCAGAATTCCTTCGCTGCCAGTAACTCGACCGCCGCCAGTCTCAACGCCCGGCCTCCCCAGTTGCCGGCCCGGGCCAAACGGGTCATCTTTCTCTGTATGAGTGGCGGTCCAGCGCAGCTCGACACATTCGATTACAAACCGCAGACCGGTAAGAAAAAGCATGCCGGCTCGGTTTTTAAATTCAAACAACGCGGTGAAAGCGGTCTCTGGATTTCAGAGCTCCTGCCGGAAACTGCGAAACACGCCGATAAACTCTGTGTGCTCAATGGGATGTATGCGGATATTACGAATCACGCACAGTCATTCCTGCAACTGCATACCGGTGACCGGTTGCGTCCCCGCCCCAGTCTGGGATCCTGGGTTGTCTACGGACTGGGAACCGAGAATCAGAATATCCCCGGTTTCATTAGCCTGCATCCCCGCAAACCATCAGTATATTCGAGTGCCTTTCTGCCTCCCGTGTATGAGGGGACGCCGATTGGCCTGAATACTTCGAACATGTCAAAAGCGACGATCCATAACATCGCCAGCGATCACCTCCCTGTGAATGTCAAACGCCGGCAGCTCGATTTCGTACAGGCGATGAACCGCGAACACGCCACCCGCCGCCCCGATGATTCCCGTCTGGATGCAGTGATCCAGTCTATGGAACTGGGCTTCCGGATGCAGGTCGCAGCTCCCGAACTGCTCGATCTCAGTACCGAGACGAAATCCACACTGGAACGGTACCGCGTTGGTCAGGGCCAGGTGGTAGGCGCCTGTGGGAATTCGGACTTCGGTCGTCAATGTCTGCTGGCCCGGCGCTTTGCCGAGGCTGGCGTCCGCTTTATCGAAGTCAACCACGGCAGCTGGGATCAGCATAAAAACCACCGGGCCGATCTGACAGCGAACTGTGAATCAACGGATGCTCCGATTGCCGCGTTACTGGAAGATCTGGAACAGCGTGGCCTGCTGGAAGAAACCCTGGTCGTCTGGGGGGGCGAATTTGGTCGCCCCGGCCTGGTACCGGCAGACAAAAAAGACGGGACCGGACATAACGCACGCGGCTTTACCTTCTGGATGGCAGGTGGAGGCATCAAGCGGGGGCTCGCTTACGGGAAAACCGATCCGACCGGAGCCCGGGCCATCGAAGGCAAAATACATTTCCGCGATCTGCACGCAACCATTCTGCATCAGTTAGGCCTGCAGCACGATAAGCTCACCTTCAAACAGGGCGAACGGGAATTCCGTCTGACCGGTACCGAAGGGGGCAAGGTCGTGCAGGACATTATTGCCTGA
- a CDS encoding metallophosphoesterase family protein, whose amino-acid sequence MPVHLPAQNRRQFLFTLGAGFLTCSAGAFAKDAQQSDIIYLLNDTHIGEKHPENSPVPSHLRKVVSELVSLEQKPACVLINGDLALRDGQPGDYRHFAKLIRPLREAKIDTHLTLGNHDERDVFYTVMQEEQPETPPVKSKHISVVQTQYANFFLLDSLHKTMVTQGTLGAEQRSWLANALDAHADQPAIIMTHHNPRLGGDPNHFPGGLTDSVELWEILAPRKQVKAYIHGHIHDRGNAEHKGIHIINTPATSYVANPKQSTTGWTVAKLSPEGITLTTRTSDDQHPWNHQSKTLTWR is encoded by the coding sequence ATGCCCGTGCATCTGCCCGCCCAGAACCGTCGTCAGTTCCTGTTTACGCTCGGAGCCGGTTTCCTCACCTGTTCTGCTGGTGCCTTTGCCAAAGACGCACAGCAGTCAGACATCATCTACCTGCTCAACGACACTCATATCGGCGAAAAGCATCCGGAAAATTCTCCCGTACCCAGTCACCTCCGCAAAGTCGTGAGCGAACTGGTGAGCCTCGAACAGAAACCGGCCTGCGTCCTCATCAACGGTGACCTGGCACTGCGGGATGGTCAGCCCGGTGACTATCGCCATTTTGCAAAACTGATTCGGCCCCTGCGGGAAGCGAAAATCGACACACACCTGACTCTGGGTAATCATGACGAACGGGATGTGTTTTACACTGTCATGCAGGAAGAACAACCGGAAACGCCGCCGGTCAAATCGAAGCATATCTCCGTCGTACAGACCCAATACGCGAACTTCTTCCTGCTCGATTCGCTGCACAAAACGATGGTCACGCAGGGAACCCTGGGGGCAGAACAGCGATCCTGGCTGGCGAACGCACTCGATGCCCACGCCGATCAGCCGGCCATCATCATGACGCACCATAACCCCCGACTGGGAGGCGATCCCAATCACTTCCCGGGTGGCTTAACCGATTCGGTCGAACTCTGGGAAATCCTGGCACCTCGCAAGCAGGTCAAGGCTTACATTCACGGACACATTCACGATCGTGGTAATGCCGAGCACAAAGGAATTCATATCATCAACACCCCGGCGACTTCCTATGTTGCGAATCCCAAACAGTCTACAACCGGGTGGACTGTCGCGAAACTGAGCCCTGAAGGAATCACCCTCACGACGCGGACTTCCGACGATCAACACCCCTGGAATCACCAGAGCAAAACACTCACCTGGCGTTAA